The genomic DNA CGACCGGCCCGATGCGACCGGCCGCGAGCCGGTCACTGGACGCGTTGGCGGCGGCCCGTACAGCCTTCGACGCCGGCGACTACGAGGGGGCCGCGCTGCGTTCGTCCGAGCTGGTCGCCCAGCCGGGTGTCCCGGACGCCGTGCAGGTGGCCGCGTACACGCTGCTGGGGCAGGCCAGGCTCAACCGGGCCGACCCGGTCGCCGCTGCGGGGCCGCTGCAGCGCGCCGTCTACCTCGACCCGATGGCCGGGGACGCGCACTTCCTGCTGGCCGTGGCGCTGTCCGGCAGCGGGAAGCGGGCCGCCGCGTCGGCGTCCTACCGGGCCGCGGCCATGACCTTGCCGCAGGTACCGGCCGAGCGGGCCAGGCGGATCCTGGACGGGCGCCGTGTGGACGAGCTGGTGCAGTTGTGCCGCCGGCTGGCCGATGACACCGGTGGTGGGCGCGAGGGAATCCGGAGGGGCGCGTGAGCGGGTACGTCACCTTCTCGATGGACGGGCGTGAGCTGGCCGCCTCGCTCGACCAGGTCCGGGAGGTCGTCCGGGCGACCGGGATCGAGCAGCTGCGCGGGGTCCGCGCCCCGGTCACTGGCCTGCTCGAGCTGCGCGGGCAGCCGCTGCCGGTCGTCGACCTGCGCTCGCCGGCCGACCCGGGGGCGCTCGGTGACGTGCTCGTCCTGATCGACGGAGTGACCGACGGGGTGCACGGCTCGATCGGCCTCGCCGTCGACAAGGTGCTGGCCGTGGTGGACCCGGAGGCGCTCACCGGTACGGCCGAGCCGCCGGCCAGCGGGTTGCCGGGGTACGTCCTGGAGGTGCTGCGGACGGCGGACGACGAGCAGCGGGCGGTGTTCCTAGTCGACCTGTACGTCCTCGCCGGGCTCGGCTCACCGGCCGGCCCCGCGTCGGCCGCGCGGCGCTGACCTCGAGGTCAGACGTACCGCTCGAGGATCGACGACTCGGCCAGCCGGGACAGGCCCTCGCGCACGGTCCGGGCCCTGTTCTCACCCACGCCCTCGACGGCCTGCAGGTCGTCGATGCTGGCCGACAGCAGCTTCTGCAGGGTGCCGAAGTGCTCGACCAGCCGGTCCACCACGCTGGCCGGCAGTCTCGGCACCCGGGCCAACAGCCGATGCCCGCGCGGGGCGATCGCCGTGTCGAGCGTCTCGTTGGCGCCGCCGTGCCCGAGGGCCCGCGCCACCACCTGGAGGTCCAGCATCTCCACCGAGGTCAGCGAGTCGAGGTCGGCGAGCACCTGCTCGACGTTGCGCTGCCGCCGGCCACCGCCGGCCGGGATGTAGTCGCGGGCGACCAGGGTGCGCTCGTCCTCCACGCCCGCTATCAGCTCGTCGAGCTGCAGGGCGAGCAGCCGGCCGTCCGAGCCCAGCTCGACGACGTAGCCCTCGATCTCGCCGGCGATGCGGCGCACCATCTCCAGCCGCTGGGCCACCGCCACGACGTCGCGCACCGTGACGAGGTCCTCGATCTCCAGCGCGGACAGGGTCCCGGAGACCTCGTCCAGGCGCATCTTGTAGCGCTCCAGGGTGGCCAGCGCCTGGTTGGCCCGGGACAGGATCGCGCCGGAGTCCTCGAGCACGTGCCGGCGGCCGCCCAGGTACAAGGCGATGATCTGCATGGACTGGCTGACCGAGATGACCGGGTAGCCGGTCTGCTTGGCCACCCGCTCCGCGGTGCGGTGCCGGGTGCCGGACTCCTCGGTGGGGATGGACGGGTCCGGCACCAGGTGCACGTTCGCCCGCAGGATCCGGGTGGCGTCGCGGTCCATGACCACCCCGCCGTCCATCTTGGCCAGCTCACGGAGGCCGGTGGCGGAGAACGTCACGTCCAGCTCGAAGCCCCCGCTGCACAGCGACTCGACGGTCTTGTCGTAGCCGAGCACGATGAGCGCGCCGGTCCGGCCGCGCAGGATGCGCTCGAGCGCGTCCCGCAGGGGGGTCCCGGGGGCCACGGTCGCCAGGGTCTGCCGGAGGAGGGTGTCCGCCCGTTCCCCCGTCCTGTCACGCTCGACCGCGCTCACGGATCCCTCTCTGCCGACTGAAGATCGCTGCGAGTCTAGCCGTGGCCCCGGCCGAACAGGGTCTCGAGTGCGGTCCGGAGGTCGCTGACCTCCACCACCGACACGCCGTCCGGCACCGGTCCGGGGTCGGCCGGCACCAGGGCCCGGCGGAAACCCAGCCGGGCCGCCTCGGCCAGCCGACGCCGGACGTCGGTGACCGGCCGGAGGTCGCCGGACAGCCCGATCTCCCCCACGGCCACGACGTCGGTCGGCAGCGGCCGGTCCGCCGCGGCGCCCGCGACGGCGAGGGCTAGCGCAAAGTCGGCGGCCGGGTCGGTCAGCCGTACCCCGCCCACCGTGGACGCGTAGACGTCGGACCGGCCCACCTGGACACCGCCCCGCCGCTCGAGGACGGCGAGCACCATGGCCAGCCGGGCCGAGTCCAGGCCGGAGGTCGCCCGCCGCGGCGTGGCCAGCTGGGAGGTGGCCACCAGCGCCTGGACCTCGGCGACCATCGGCCGGCGACCCTCGAGGGTGACGGTCACACAGGTGCCGGGCACCGGCTCGGGCCGGCGGGACAGGAACAGCCCGCTGGGATCCGGCAGGCCCTCGATGCCGCCCTCCTGCAGGTCGAAGCAGCCCACCTCGTCGGAGGGGCCGTAGCGGTTCTTCACGGCCCGGACCATTCGCAGCCGCGAGGTCCGCTCGCCCTCGAAGTGCAGCACGACGTCGACCAGGTGCTCGAGCACCCGGGGGCCGGCGATCGAGCCGTCCTTGGTCACGTGGCCGACGAGCACGGTGGCCATCGAGCGCTCCTTGGCCACCCGGGTCAGCGCGGCCGCGACCGAGCGCACCTGGGTGACCCCGCCGGCGCTGCCGTCGACCTCCGCGCTGGCCACGGTCTGCACGGAGTCCAGGACCAGGAGGTCCGGCCGCACGGTGTCCAGGTGGCCGAGCACGGCGGCCAGGTCGGTCTCGGCCGCGAGCAGCAGCCGCTCGTCGAGCGCCCCGATCCGCTCGGCCCGCAGCCGCACCTGGGCGGCCGACTCCTCGCCGGTCAGGTACAGCACCCGGGCGCCGTGCTGGCGGGCGTGGGTGGCGGCCACCTCGAGCAGCAGGGTGGACTTGCCCACCCCGGGCTCGCCGGCCAGCAGCACCACGGCGCCGGGGACGAGCCCCCCGCCGAGCACCCGGTCCAGCTCGCCGACCCCGGTGGAGCGGGTCCGCGCCGACTCGACGTCGATCTCGGCGATCGGCCGGGCCGGCGCGCTCACCGGTCCGGCGGCCACCTGGTGCAGCCGGACCGCACCGACCTCCTCGAGGGTGCCCCACGCCTGGCACTCGCCACAGCGCCCGACCCACTTGGTCGCCGTCCAGCCGCACTCGGCGCAGCGGTAGGTGGGGCGGGGCGCTGCCGCCGACGTCTTGGCCATGCCCAGGAGCGTACGGGCCCGGACCGACACGGCCGGGGAGCCGCGACGAGCAGCCAGTCGGGCGGCTAGACGAGGTCCGGGTCGGCCGGGTGGGCGGCCACCGTGGGCCGGCGGGCCAGGTGCGCCTCGCAGTGCCGGACCAGCTCGGCGCACCCGAGCGGGCCCATCAGCGCCTCCAGCTCGGCCGCGTTGGAGACGTACACCGGCTCGGCGCCGACGTGCGCCTCGGTGGCCCCCGAGCAGTACCAGTGCAGGTCGTGGCCGCCGGCGCCCCAGCCGCGGCGGTCGTACTCCTGGATCGAGACCACGAGCAGCTGGCTGTCGTCCGGCCGGGTCACCCGCTCGTAGCTGCGCCGGATGGGCAGCTGCCAGCACACGTCCGGCTTGGCGTGCAACGGGTGCTGCCCCTCGCTGATGGCCAGGTTGTGCAGCGCGCAGCCGGCGCCGCTCGGGAAGTCCGCCCGGTTGAGGAACACGCAGGCGCCGTCCACCACGCGGGTCTTGCGGGCGCCCTCCTCGTCGGTCTCCACCAGCTTCTTGGTGCCGTGGTGCTGCCACTCGGCAGGGCTGAGCCGCTTGGCCCACCGCAGCGTCCGCTTCTCGTCCTTCTTGTCCGAGAAGTGGGCGCCGAGCGTGCAGCACCCGTCGTCCGGCCGGCCGGCGATCACCCCGGCGCAGCCCTGGCCGAAGATGCAGGTCCAGCGCGAGGTCAGCCAGGTGAGGTCGCAGCGGAACAGCTGCCCGGCGTCGGCGGGGTCGGGGAACTCCACCCAGGCGCGGGGGAAGTCGAGGGCTACTTCGGGCACCGGGCCAGCCTAGGTGGTGGCCCGGGCGATACCGTCCGGGTATGCGCCTCGGCGTCCTCGACGTGGGTTCCAACACCGTGCACCTGCTCGTCGTGGACGCCCACCCCGGTGCCCAGCCCGTGCCGGCGTACTCACACAAGACCGAGCTGCGGCTGGTCGAGCTGCTCGACGACGACGGCCGGATCTCCACGTCCGGCGCGGACCGGCTGCTGTCGTTCGTCGCCGAGGCCCTCGAGGTCGCCGACGACAAGGGCGTGGAGAGCCTGCTCGCGTTCGCCACCTCCGCGGTCAGGGACGCCGCCAACGGGGACGAGGTGCTGCGGGCCGTGCGGGCCCAGACCGGCGTCGAGCTGCACGTGCTCTCCGGCGAGGACGAGGCCCGGCTGACCTTCCTGGCCGTGCGGCGCTGGTACGGCTGGTCGTCCGGCCGGCTGCTGGTCCTCGACATCGGCGGCGGGTCCCTCGAGGTCGCCACCGGCAGCGCGGAGGAGCCGGACGCCGCCTACTCGGTGCCGCTCGGAGCCGGGCGGCTCACCCGGGCCCTGCTGGGCAGCGACCGGCCGACGTCCGCCGAGGTCAAGGCGCTGCGCAAGCACGTGCGGGCGCTGTTCGCCCGCGACCTCGGCCGGGTGATCAGGGCGGGGACGCCGGACCACGTGGTCGGCACCTCCAAGACGTTCCGCTCGTTGGCCCGGATCACCGGTGCGGCGCCGTCCGCGGAGGGCCCGTTCGTGCGGCGCTGCCTGCGGCACGCCGACCTGCTCGAGTGGCTGCCCAAGCTGTCCGCCATGTCCCCGGCGGAGCGGGCCGCCCTTCCCGGGGTCTCGGCCGGCCGCGCGGGTCAGCTGCTCGCGGGCGCGCTGGTGGCGGACGCGGCGATGGACCTGCTCGGCGTGCAGGAGCTGGAGATCTGCCCGTGGGCGCTACGTGAGGGCGTGATCCTGCGCCGGCTGGACGCCCTGGCCTGAGCCGAGGCCGAGGCTGCCCAGTTCGCCCACCGGGTGCACGTCGACGTGCGGCAGCAGCCGGTCCAGCCAGCCGGGCAGCCACCAGTTGCGGCGGCCGAGCAGGACCATGGTCGAGGGCACCAGCAGACCGCGGACGATGGTGGCGTCCACGGCCACCGCCACCGCCAGGCCCACGCCGAACATCTTGACCACCGGATCCGGGTAGAGCACGAAGCTGGCGAAGATGGCCACCATGATCAGCGCCGCCGAGCTGATGACCCGGCCGGTCGCTCCGAGGCCGCCGCTGACCGCGGCCGTGTTGTCTCCGGTGAGCAGGTACCGCTCCCGGATGGCCGAGACGAGGAACACCTCGTAGTCCATGGACAGGCCGAACAGGACGGCGAAAAGGATCAGCGGCACGTAACTCTCCACGGCGACCGCCCCCGGCAGCCCGAGCAGCCCGGCGCCCCAGCCCCACTGGAACACCGCGACGAGGGCGCCGTAGGCGGCGCCGATCGAGACCAGGTTGACGGCGGCGGCCTTCAGAGACACGACCGGGGCCCGGAAGGCGAGCAGCAGCAGCAGGGCGGAAGCGGTGACCACGGCGAGGATCACCAGCGGTAGCCGGCTGGCGATGCGGTCGGTCAGGTCCACCGTGCCTGCGGTCTGGCCGCCCACGTGCGCCACCGCTGCGGTGCCGGCGAGAGCGTGCGGCAGTGTCCGGGTCCGCAGCGTGGTCACCAGCCGGGCCGTGGCCGGGTCGGACGGCGCCGTCGTCGGGGTCACCTGCCAGCGGGCCACCGTTCCGGCCGGGTCGAGCTGGGCCGGGCTGACGGCCGCAACCCCTGCTGTGGCCGCCAGGTCGCGGGTCACGGTCGTCATCGGGTCGGCCGCTGCGGATCCGACCGGCGCAGATGTGGAGACCGTGACGAGCAGCGGCCCGTTCGCGCCGGGGCCGAACCCCGAGGCCAGCAGGTCGTAGGCCTGTCGGGAGTACTGGCTGGTCGGCGAGGAGCCGGCGTCCAGCTGGCCGAGCTGGAGTGTCAGGGTTGGGGCCGCGAACGCGCCGAGCAGCAGCAGGCTGCCGACGAAGACCGGCCAGGGCCGGCGCTCCACCTTGGCGGCCAGCCGGCCCCAGCCGGACTCGTCGTCCGGCCGCCGGCGGGTGTGCGGGCGCAGCCGTTCCCCGGCCAGGCCGAGGACGGCGGGCAGCAGGGTGAGGGCGGCCGCGACGGCGACAAGGACGGCGAGCCCGGCGTCCAGACCCATGATCCCGACGAGGGGCAGTCCAGCCAGCCACAGCCCGGCGAGCGCGACGACCACCGTGCTCCCGGCGAACAGGACGGACTTGCCGCTCGTCGCCGTCATCGTGGCCACGGCGTCCGGGACCGGTGCCCCGGTGGCGAGCATCCGCCGGTACCGGGTGAGGCCGAACAGGGCGTAGTCGATGCCCACGCCCAGCCCGATCATGGTCGCGAGCGTGGCCGCGACCGATGGCGTGTCGATCGCGTGCCCCAGCAGGCCGATCGCCCCGAGCGAGAGGGCCACCCCGACGAGCGCCGTCAGCAGCGGCACCAGCGCGGCCAGCCACGACCCGAACGTGAGCACCAGCACGACCGCGGCGACCGCGAGCCCCAGGGCCTCGCTGCGGTGCGTGTTGGGCCGGTCGAGGGCGTCGGCCAGCGCTCCGCCCGGGGTCACCGTGACGCCCGCCTCGGTGGCTGGCTGTGCCGCGTCGAGCACCTGGTGCACCAGCGCAGGGGTCAGCTGGCGGCCGGACACGTCGAAGGTCACGGCCAGGTACCCGATGGTGCCGTCCGGGCTGAGCTGGCCCTGGTGGCCCCGCTCGTAGGGGGTCGACACCGAGGTGACGTGCGGAACCCTGGCCACGCGGGCGGCCGCCTGCTCGACCCCGGCCTTCGGGGCGGGGTCGGTGAGCCGTCCGCTGCGCACGTGCAGCACCACCGGCTGGGCCGGGTTGGCCGTCGTCGGGAAGGCTGCGGCGACGGTGTCAAGGGCGGCCTGGCTGTCGCTGCCGGGGATCCGGACCGTCTCCGTGGTGGCCCGGCCGAACACCGCGACGGCGGCCAGCACGGCGAGCAGCGCGAGCAGCCACCCGGCCAGCACCAGCCGGCGGTGCCGATAGCTGCCCTCGCCAACCCGGCCCAGCGGGGAGTGCGCGGCGTCAGCGGCGGGGTCGGTGGTCACGAAGGCTCCTCAGACTGGCGGAACGACCGTCCTGTACGGCCGTACGGTGAGTACTGTGCGCGTGGCAACGGGTCCGGTCAATAGGAGGCCACCGCATGGCGACGGACAGGCGGGAGCAGATCCTGCTGGCGGCGCGCGAGCTGATCCTCGAGCGCGGCTACGAGGGCACCTCCTTCGCGGCGATCGCCGAGCGTCTCGGGGTCTCCAAGACCGCGGTGGCCTACCACTTCCACCCCAAGGAGACGTTGCTGGCTGCCCTGCTGCTCCCGGGGCTGCGGGACATCCAGGCGCTGCTGGCGGAGCCGGCCGATCGCGGCGCCGCGGGACGTCGGCGGTTTGCCTCCTCCTACCTGGAGGCGCTGCTGCTGCATCGCGAAGTGATCGGCGTGCTGGTCAACGACGTCTCGGTGGTCGACCACCCGCATGCCGGACAGGTGCACGCGCTGCGGGACCGGGTCCTCGACCGGATCGCGGCCAGCGGGTCCGCGGCCGATCGCGCCCAGGCCTGGGCGGTGCTCGGGGCGGTGCACATCGGCGTCCTGCGCACCCTGGACGAACCAGTCGAGACGGTCCGACCGGTGCTGCGCAAGGCGGTCCAGGCGATCATCGGCCGCTGATCGCCCGTCGTCATGCGTAGCGCAGCAGCAGGTAGGGCACGCACAGCGCGACCGAGCCGACGGCCACCGGTGGGCCGGAGCGGGCGAACTGGCCGAAGCTGATCGGGTGCCCGTACTGCCGGGCCAGCCCGATGACCACGATGTTGGCGCTGGCCCCGACCGCGGTGCCGTTGCCCCCCGGGTCGCCGCCGAGGGCCAGCGCCCACCACAGCGCGCCGTCCTGGCCCAGCGCCGGGTTCGCGGCGATCAGCGAGGAGACCACGGGCGTCATCGCCGCCACGTACGGGATGTTGTCGACGAACGCCGAGATCACCGCCGAGGCGACCAGCATCACGACCAGCGGCACCGCGACGTTGCCCCCGGTGGCCGCGGCCACGTGCTGGGCCAGGCGGTCGATGACGCCGGTCTTCGCTAGCGCCCCGACCAGGACGAAGATGCCCGCGAAGAACGCCAGCGTCTCCCACTCCACCGCGTCCAGGTAGGTCTCGGGTCGGGCGCGTGAGATGAGCACCAGCAGCCCGGCACCGGAGAGCGCCACGATGGCCGGCTCGGTGTGGATCACCCCGTGCAGGACGAACCCGGCGAGCACCATCGCCAGCACCAGCAGGCTGCGCCACAGCAGCGGGGCGTCGGTGATGGCCTCCCGCTCGGCCAGGGCCATCACGTCGGCCACGCTCGCCTCGCTGCCGCCGCCCAGGCTGCGGCCGAACAGCCAGCGGGACGCGACCAGGAAGACGACGAACACCACCACCACGATCGGCAGCATGTGCACGAGGAAGTCGTTGAAGGTCAGGCCGGACCGGCTGGCAATGATGATGTTGGGCGGGTCGCCGATCAGGGTCGCCGCGCCGCCGATGTTGGAGGCCAGCACCTCAGCGACCAGCACTGGGGCGGGCAGCATGCCCGTCCGGTCGCAGACCAGCAGGGTCACCGGGGCGAGCAGCACGACCGTGGTCACGTTGTCGAGGAACGCCGAGGCGACGGCGGTGCAGACCAGCAGCAGCACGAGCACCCGGAACCGGTTGCCGCGGGAGCGCCTCACCGCCCAGATCGCCAGGTACTCGAAGATCCTGGTCTGCCGCAGGATGCCGACGATGACCATCATCCAGAGCAGCAGGACCAGGACGTCCCAGGCGACTCCGGTCTGCTCGAGTAGAAGGCGTCCCGGGTCGTGACCACCCCCGACGCCAGCACGACGACGGCACCGCCGAGGGCGGCCGCCACCCGGTGCACCCGCTCGGTCCCCAGCAGCACGTAGACGCCGACGAACACCGCGAGCGTCAACCAGGCGGCCACCAGCCGCCCACCCGGGGAGCATGGCCGACAGCAGCCGGCTCGCGGTGCCACGCCGATCAGGTGGCCGCCGGCGTCGAGCACCGCTACCAGCGGCGACCGCAGTGAGTCCATGACGGTGGCCGTCTCGGCGAGGGTGTCGTCGTC from Actinomycetes bacterium includes the following:
- a CDS encoding BTAD domain-containing putative transcriptional regulator, whose product is TGPMRPAASRSLDALAAARTAFDAGDYEGAALRSSELVAQPGVPDAVQVAAYTLLGQARLNRADPVAAAGPLQRAVYLDPMAGDAHFLLAVALSGSGKRAAASASYRAAAMTLPQVPAERARRILDGRRVDELVQLCRRLADDTGGGREGIRRGA
- a CDS encoding chemotaxis protein CheW → MSGYVTFSMDGRELAASLDQVREVVRATGIEQLRGVRAPVTGLLELRGQPLPVVDLRSPADPGALGDVLVLIDGVTDGVHGSIGLAVDKVLAVVDPEALTGTAEPPASGLPGYVLEVLRTADDEQRAVFLVDLYVLAGLGSPAGPASAARR
- the disA gene encoding DNA integrity scanning diadenylate cyclase DisA gives rise to the protein MSAVERDRTGERADTLLRQTLATVAPGTPLRDALERILRGRTGALIVLGYDKTVESLCSGGFELDVTFSATGLRELAKMDGGVVMDRDATRILRANVHLVPDPSIPTEESGTRHRTAERVAKQTGYPVISVSQSMQIIALYLGGRRHVLEDSGAILSRANQALATLERYKMRLDEVSGTLSALEIEDLVTVRDVVAVAQRLEMVRRIAGEIEGYVVELGSDGRLLALQLDELIAGVEDERTLVARDYIPAGGGRRQRNVEQVLADLDSLTSVEMLDLQVVARALGHGGANETLDTAIAPRGHRLLARVPRLPASVVDRLVEHFGTLQKLLSASIDDLQAVEGVGENRARTVREGLSRLAESSILERYV
- the radA gene encoding DNA repair protein RadA, coding for MAKTSAAAPRPTYRCAECGWTATKWVGRCGECQAWGTLEEVGAVRLHQVAAGPVSAPARPIAEIDVESARTRSTGVGELDRVLGGGLVPGAVVLLAGEPGVGKSTLLLEVAATHARQHGARVLYLTGEESAAQVRLRAERIGALDERLLLAAETDLAAVLGHLDTVRPDLLVLDSVQTVASAEVDGSAGGVTQVRSVAAALTRVAKERSMATVLVGHVTKDGSIAGPRVLEHLVDVVLHFEGERTSRLRMVRAVKNRYGPSDEVGCFDLQEGGIEGLPDPSGLFLSRRPEPVPGTCVTVTLEGRRPMVAEVQALVATSQLATPRRATSGLDSARLAMVLAVLERRGGVQVGRSDVYASTVGGVRLTDPAADFALALAVAGAAADRPLPTDVVAVGEIGLSGDLRPVTDVRRRLAEAARLGFRRALVPADPGPVPDGVSVVEVSDLRTALETLFGRGHG
- a CDS encoding Ppx/GppA phosphatase family protein; protein product: MRLGVLDVGSNTVHLLVVDAHPGAQPVPAYSHKTELRLVELLDDDGRISTSGADRLLSFVAEALEVADDKGVESLLAFATSAVRDAANGDEVLRAVRAQTGVELHVLSGEDEARLTFLAVRRWYGWSSGRLLVLDIGGGSLEVATGSAEEPDAAYSVPLGAGRLTRALLGSDRPTSAEVKALRKHVRALFARDLGRVIRAGTPDHVVGTSKTFRSLARITGAAPSAEGPFVRRCLRHADLLEWLPKLSAMSPAERAALPGVSAGRAGQLLAGALVADAAMDLLGVQELEICPWALREGVILRRLDALA
- a CDS encoding MMPL family transporter, which codes for MTTDPAADAAHSPLGRVGEGSYRHRRLVLAGWLLALLAVLAAVAVFGRATTETVRIPGSDSQAALDTVAAAFPTTANPAQPVVLHVRSGRLTDPAPKAGVEQAAARVARVPHVTSVSTPYERGHQGQLSPDGTIGYLAVTFDVSGRQLTPALVHQVLDAAQPATEAGVTVTPGGALADALDRPNTHRSEALGLAVAAVVLVLTFGSWLAALVPLLTALVGVALSLGAIGLLGHAIDTPSVAATLATMIGLGVGIDYALFGLTRYRRMLATGAPVPDAVATMTATSGKSVLFAGSTVVVALAGLWLAGLPLVGIMGLDAGLAVLVAVAAALTLLPAVLGLAGERLRPHTRRRPDDESGWGRLAAKVERRPWPVFVGSLLLLGAFAAPTLTLQLGQLDAGSSPTSQYSRQAYDLLASGFGPGANGPLLVTVSTSAPVGSAAADPMTTVTRDLAATAGVAAVSPAQLDPAGTVARWQVTPTTAPSDPATARLVTTLRTRTLPHALAGTAAVAHVGGQTAGTVDLTDRIASRLPLVILAVVTASALLLLLAFRAPVVSLKAAAVNLVSIGAAYGALVAVFQWGWGAGLLGLPGAVAVESYVPLILFAVLFGLSMDYEVFLVSAIRERYLLTGDNTAAVSGGLGATGRVISSAALIMVAIFASFVLYPDPVVKMFGVGLAVAVAVDATIVRGLLVPSTMVLLGRRNWWLPGWLDRLLPHVDVHPVGELGSLGLGSGQGVQPAQDHALT
- a CDS encoding helix-turn-helix domain-containing protein produces the protein MATDRREQILLAARELILERGYEGTSFAAIAERLGVSKTAVAYHFHPKETLLAALLLPGLRDIQALLAEPADRGAAGRRRFASSYLEALLLHREVIGVLVNDVSVVDHPHAGQVHALRDRVLDRIAASGSAADRAQAWAVLGAVHIGVLRTLDEPVETVRPVLRKAVQAIIGR